Proteins encoded within one genomic window of Hypanus sabinus isolate sHypSab1 unplaced genomic scaffold, sHypSab1.hap1 scaffold_607, whole genome shotgun sequence:
- the LOC132389586 gene encoding guanine nucleotide-binding protein G(s) subunit alpha isoforms XLas-like, with protein MATGGKLNRVQKVLKRLLPGSSSRENDRDTGSKVPKQGQIESNVPMECGPAAEEEKQIQPRDSDVRDTEQDPGTGTSEATACQPRDSDVRDTEQDPGTGTSEATACQPRDSDVRDTEQDPGTGTSEATACQPRDSDVRDTEQVPGTGTSEATACQPRDSDVRDTEQDPGTGTSEATACQLGNSLNTELSSAQQGVEFTISDLLAEGGEYRLYQLTKFYRDRLKHAIEEKVERLGWMLTKDGHFSREENEVSVFSVLSLNCWYQRE; from the exons atggctACAG GTGGGAAATTAAATCGGGTACAGAAAGTACTCAAGAGGCTTTTACCAGGCAGCTCATCGAGGGAAAATGATCGGGATACGGGAAGCAAGGTTCCAAAGCAGGGTCAGATTGAGAGCAATGTCCCAATGGAATGCGGTCCGGCCGCAGAGGAGGAGAAGCAaattcagcccagagacagtgacgtcagagacactgagcaggaccctggaaccggcacaagtgaggcaactgcctgtcagcccagagacagtgacgtcagagacactgagcaggaccctggaaccggcacaagtgaggcgactgcctgtcagcccagagacagtgacgtcagagacactgagcaggaccctggaaccggcacaagtgaggcgactgcctgtcagcccagagacagtgacgtcagagacactgagcaggtccctggaaccggcacaagtgaggcgactgcctgtcagcccagagacagtgacgtcagagacactgagcaggaccctggaaccggcacaagtgaggcAACTGCCTGTCAGCTCGGAAACTCATTAAACACGGAATTGTCGAGTGCCCAACAGGGAGTGG AGTTTACAATCTCCGACCTCCTGGCAGAGGGGGGCGAGTATCGACTGTATCAACTGACAAAGTTCTACAGGGACAGACTCAAACATGCAATTGAAGAGAAAGTTGAACGACTCGGTTGGATGTTGACAAAGGATGGACATTTCAGTCgagaagaaaatgaggtgagtgTATTTAGTGTATTGTCACTGAACTGCTGGTATCAGAGGGAATAG